One Papaver somniferum cultivar HN1 chromosome 10, ASM357369v1, whole genome shotgun sequence genomic window carries:
- the LOC113316271 gene encoding NAC domain-containing protein 67-like, whose amino-acid sequence MSSKFAPPGYRFKPSDKVIIKHYLIPKIEGRPLPSDHIYETTEIYGEAPQDLEETFQEGKKYYSRYAYYDENCDSSLYFFTKLKKRWENGSRISRTAGEGTWTGDNGGKEIYRYPPYKVEKRNFSLTENAVKSHKRKNLTLTGDGYVTWNMEEYSVEKDDKVSDYVIVKITRKKSNNKFLKSSASQTASSCSNYEVTSSEVVSNNDFEVHDPVPEVSAVEENQLPVDGQAEPEMNDAQFQDWFMNNTCILLEDEGPVPVLQDAVRPTDQTQELQSCGDPVDCGVPNLDLFFHSDSLLSVVQPVGAGSFGAIGGDNTAAPDHNQEGTKNILGTISSEAAQPQNESWVISDEELFSGLDNYDLLPDLGVLF is encoded by the exons atgagTAGTAAATTTGCTCCACCTGGTTATCGCTTCAAGCCAAGCGATAAAGTGATCATAAAACACTAtttgattcccaagattgaaGGCAGACCTCTTCCAAGTGATCATATTTATGAAACTACAGAAATTTATGGAGAAGCGCCACAGGATTTGGAGGAAACGTTCCAAGAGGGTAAAAAATATTATAGCAGATATGCCTATTATGATGAAAACTGTGATAGTTCGTTGTATTTCTTTACTAAGTTGAAGAAAAGATGGGAGAATGGTTCTCGAATTAGTAGAACAGCCGGAGAAGGAACCTGGACTGGGGATAATGGAG GTAAAGAAATCTATAGATACCCACCGTATAAAGTAGAGAAGAGGAATTTCTCGCTTACGGAGAATGCTGTTAAGAGTCATAAAAGGAAAAATTTAACATTAACAGGCGATGGATATGTTACTTGGAACATGGAAGAGTATTCAGTCGAAAAAGATGATAAAGTTTCAGATTATGTGATTGTTAAGATCACAAGGAAAAAAAGCAACAACAAATTTTTAAAGTCATCAGCATCACAGACAGCATCGTCATGCAGTAATTATGAGGTCACCAGCAGTGAAGTAGTCAGTAACAAtgattttgaagttcatgatccTGTACCTGAAGTATCAGCTGTTGAAGAGAATCAACTGCCAGTTGATGGTCAAGCAGAACCGGAAATGAATGATGCGCAATTCCAAGACTGGTTCATGAATAATACATGTATTTTGCTTGAAGATGAAGGACCAGTACCAGTACTCCAGGATGCCGTGCGTCCAACTGATCAGACACAGGAATTACAGTCGTGTGGTGATCCTGTCGACTGCGGTGTCCCCAACTTGGATTTATTCTTTCACTCAGACTCACTCTTGTCCGTTGTTCAACCAGTGGGAGCTGGTAGTTTCGGAGCTATTGGCGGGGATAATACTGCTGCTCCAGATCATAATCAAGAGGGTACTAAGAACATATTAGGAACAATTTCTTCAGAAGCTGCGCAGCCACAAAACGAGTCGTGGGTAATATCTGATGAAGAACTTTTCTCTGGTTTAGATAATTATGATCTTTTACCCGATTTAggggttttgttttaa